From Aegilops tauschii subsp. strangulata cultivar AL8/78 chromosome 5, Aet v6.0, whole genome shotgun sequence:
TAACTTGAGCCAGGTTAGTTGATAGATGTTGTACATCGGTCAATACTATGATTTAAATGATAGTAGTTGACATATATATTTTGAAATGAATGTTGTAGGAGGAGTCAGATGGTCCTAGCGTTGATCACGATGAGGGAGAGATCGATATTGAGGAGGCTCAAAGGCAGCGGAAGATGCTTGAGACACATTGGAAGGTCATGGCTATGACCTTTCGGTCGCAAGGGGATGCATACATATTCTACAACAATCACGCCAGAGAGCACGGGTTTAGCATCGGGAAACAGAAGTGAAACGAGGTGCTTCGGGAATGATACGGTACCGGCGGTTTCTTTGCTCCAGGGCAGGGAGAAGGCAGAGCaagttcataaccatggagggccGCAAGCGCAGGCTTAGACCGGAGACTCGTTGCGACTGCGGTGCACATATGGTGGTGAAGCTGGACAGAGAACGTGGCGTTTGGTTCGTCGCATCATTCGTGGATGATCACAACCACGCGATGGCTCGGCCCGACGAGGTTTGTTTTTTGTGGTCACACAGACGGATTGGAGATGGCCAGAGGGTCGAGATATTGGCGATGGAAGCGGCCGGGATAAGAAAGCATATTATAATGGACAACTTCATCAGCAGATACGGTTCGTATGATAAGTGCGGGCTTATCAGGAGGGACATTTACAATCTTTGTTGCAGAGAAAAAATGAAGCTCATTGCAAAGGGTGATGCAGAGACGGCAGTTGGCATTATGAGGAGCAGGAAGGAGAAGGACCCTGAGTTTTTTTGAGTATGTGCGTGACAAGGAAGGGCGACTGAAGAGTATGTTCTGGTGCGATGCACAGTCACGGAGGGACTACCAGGACTACGGAGATGTGGTTGCGTTTGATAGCACGTATAAGATGAACAGATACGGTATGCCGTTCGTCCCCTTTGTCGGAGTTAACAACCACCATTGCACCACAGTGTTTGGTTGTGCCATCATTGCTGACGAGACGGAAGGGACATACGTGTGGCTGCTGCAGACATTTATGAAGGCAAACTGTTAGGTGAAGCCAAAGTCAATAATCACAGACGGTGACGCTGCAATGATCCGGGCTATTCGGACTGTCCTTTCAGATGTTTTCCATCGTCTGTGCTCCTGGCATATCGAGAAAAATATGCAGAGGCACCTGCATTACAAGTCACTGGATGAGTTCAGATCGCTCCTGTACTATGCCACCTCTCAAGTGAACTTTGAGCAGAGATGGAAAGCTTTCTATGATAAGTGGAAGACGGATAGAACTGAAGAATGGCTTGACAGGATGTACAAGAAGAGGAGACTTTGGGCAGCTTCATATCTTTCCGATGGTTTTTTCCTTGGTATGCGAAGTAACCAGAGGAGTGAAAGCCTCAACTCCTGCCTTCACCTTCACCTGGACTACGGTATGACAATTGTTGATTTGCTGGTGCATTATGAGAACTGTATAGTTCGCCTGCGTGAGAACGAGGCGTATGATGACTGCAAGGCATTCCAGAAGGAACCACCGTCGGTTACTGAATATAAGGCCCTTGAGGAGCATGCCGCCAAAGTATTCACACCTGCTAATTTCTACGTCCTCCAAGATGATTTGCATAAGATGGGTCAGCTGGAGATATTTGAGACGCTCGTGGGAATTGGGCGTCAGACATTCATGGTGACATGGAAGGATAACCACAAGTTCAGGTACAATGTTGTTTATGAACCAGGTAACTCAGAAGAAACTATTACATGCAGTTGTCTTAGGATGGTTCGGAAAGGGCTGCCATGCAAACACATTCTGTTTGTTCTCCATcatctgaacttaactgaaataCCAAAGTGTTGTGTTCTGCATCGGTTGTCCAAACATGCGAGAGATGGGTTGCCTGTGCAGCGGAAGAGTGATATGTTTGGATGGGGTTGGTCAGGGCCATTGGAGAGAGAACGCTATAGTGCAATAACCATTAAAACCGCAGAAGCTGCTCATGTTGCAGCAAATGATCCCTTCTTGTTCGACGAGTTGATGAAGTGTCTGGACAACATAATAGCGCAGAAAAAGATTTCAGAGGAGGAACTTATAGGAAGTAGAAGGTATGGTATGCTTAAGAAGGAGGCAAGTCAGGCACAACAAGTTGAGCCTGGTA
This genomic window contains:
- the LOC141022486 gene encoding protein FAR1-RELATED SEQUENCE 11-like, giving the protein MEGRKRRLRPETRCDCGAHMVVKLDRERGVWFVASFVDDHNHAMARPDEVCFLWSHRRIGDGQRVEILAMEAAGIRKHIIMDNFISRYGSYDKCGLIRRDIYNLCCREKMKLIAKGDAETAVGIMRSRKEKDPEFF
- the LOC141022487 gene encoding protein FAR1-RELATED SEQUENCE 5-like, with amino-acid sequence MIRAIRTVLSDVFHRLCSWHIEKNMQRHLHYKSLDEFRSLLYYATSQVNFEQRWKAFYDKWKTDRTEEWLDRMYKKRRLWAASYLSDGFFLGMRSNQRSESLNSCLHLHLDYGMTIVDLLVHYENCIVRLRENEAYDDCKAFQKEPPSVTEYKALEEHAAKVFTPANFYVLQDDLHKMGQLEIFETLVGIGRQTFMVTWKDNHKFRYNVVYEPEAAHVAANDPFLFDELMKCLDNIIAQKKISEEELIGSRRYGMLKKEASQAQQVEPGIGDPQKVSTKGAPKKGRSKGGPDVTKNGRPKAFTEKKSGPLCSLCSLPGHNKATCSLNEK